DNA from Candidatus Saccharimonadales bacterium:
GACGGAGTGATCTTAAAATGTGGTAATCTGCCTTGGAAAAATTTTAACTTGGCAGCCGAACTATCAAACATTTACGACTGCCCTGTTTTTATAGAAAACGACGCGAGCCTAGCAGCTTTATCAGAAGTTAACTTATTAAAACCTATTCCCGTCACAGGACTTTACCTAACTATAAGCACGGGAATTGGCGGTGGCATAATCGTAGGCGGTCGACTTTTAGACGGGTTAAAACAATCTGAGCCTGGACATATTTTAATAAAGCGCGATGGTTTATGGAGTGAATGGGAAGATTTCGCATCTGGCAGTGCGATAAAAAAACAATTCGGTAAGCTGGCGCGCGATATTGAGTCGGACGAAGACTGGCAATTAATAACCGAGAACATAGCCGAGGGTTTATACGCGTTGATTCCAGTTTTACAGCCCAACGTGATAATTTTTGGCGGTGGTGTAGGCAAATATTTTGACCGATTTGAACATATGCTCACCGAAAAACTATCTAAAAATCTCCCAGAATACATAAGCAGACCAAAGTTGACCGAAGCAAAGCACCCAGACGAAGCGGTTTTATACGGCTGTTACTATTATGCTCAACATCAAATCCAAGTTTAATAAAATTCTACAAGACTTTAATAAGTTTATTTTTAAAGAAAGTACTAATTTTTATTGGAGCTCTAGCGAAAAAATAATTTATTATAAGCAAATTACATCTAGCGATGACATTTTACTTTTACTTCACGAGATCGCTCACGCCGAGCTAGAACATAAAAACTTTAATCTCGATGTAGACTTAATAAAAATAGAAGCAGAAGCATGGCAAAAGGCTAGTTCACTGGCTTTAGTTTATGACCTCGCGATCAATGACGAATTGGTCCAAGATAGCTTAGACACTTACCGGATCTGGCTTCATAAGCGAAGCTTGTGCCCAGACTGCAATCAGAACGGCATACAGACAAACCAAAACGTCTACAGCTGTATAAACTGTAGACGTAAATGGCGGGTTAATAATTCCCTATTTTGCAAATTGCGCCGTACTAGGCTGCCAATTCGTAATCTGACTTAACAGTAGGCGTTGCTGATTTCGAACGACGGCTTATTAGACCACCTTTGCGACCAGCTGCACGGGCTAGCTCTCTGTTAGCGTAAAAGCCACCAGTGTGACCTTTTTTACCACCGTTTGCACCAATTCGTGCGTAAAAATCCTTACCATGACGTTGTTTGTTAGTAGCAGCAGCGCGCTGACCACCAGCTTTAGTTCCAGCCATAAATCTCCTTTACCTCAAAAATGAGTTATAACTTAAACATTTTAGCAATGTTTATGCTTTTTGTCAATATAGCGTAAGCATTAAAAATATTATTTGGTAAAAAACATAAAATATCATGGAGTGATTGAAAATTTTCCGGG
Protein-coding regions in this window:
- a CDS encoding ROK family protein, whose translation is MVTAIDIGATKTLIAQFDASMNPTHEIRFETNQDSLIFLNELKSHLLKFSHVSVIVAGVPGIVSHDGVILKCGNLPWKNFNLAAELSNIYDCPVFIENDASLAALSEVNLLKPIPVTGLYLTISTGIGGGIIVGGRLLDGLKQSEPGHILIKRDGLWSEWEDFASGSAIKKQFGKLARDIESDEDWQLITENIAEGLYALIPVLQPNVIIFGGGVGKYFDRFEHMLTEKLSKNLPEYISRPKLTEAKHPDEAVLYGCYYYAQHQIQV